The Bradyrhizobium sp. WBAH42 genome includes a window with the following:
- a CDS encoding universal stress protein, which yields MTYATVMVSLALDQPNEARLQVAGELAERFEAAIIGVAAAQFAPPLYFTDGAEAQALIDDGEASIRRRLAGLEAQFRAAVKNRGGHAEWRSAMDYPARFVAAQARCADIVVSGGQSPAFSDAFSLASPKDLVMQAGRPLLVVPDRANWLDLRNVLVAWKDTPEARRAVAGALPMLHKAKDVTIVEIPERGDDRSAVMAGISDVAAWLGRHGVTATARVLEAAGNETAAARLEKVAGDIGAGLIVAGAYGHSRFRELILGGVTQYLVTQTARSVLLSH from the coding sequence ATGACATACGCGACCGTCATGGTCAGCCTGGCGCTCGATCAGCCCAACGAAGCGCGTCTTCAGGTCGCAGGCGAACTCGCCGAACGATTCGAGGCGGCCATCATCGGGGTCGCAGCAGCGCAGTTCGCCCCGCCGCTCTATTTCACCGACGGCGCCGAGGCGCAAGCGCTGATCGACGACGGCGAAGCTTCGATCAGGCGGCGGCTCGCCGGCCTCGAAGCGCAATTCCGCGCGGCCGTGAAAAATCGCGGCGGGCATGCGGAGTGGCGCAGCGCCATGGACTATCCGGCGCGCTTCGTCGCGGCGCAGGCGCGTTGCGCCGACATCGTCGTCAGCGGTGGGCAGAGCCCGGCCTTCTCCGACGCTTTCTCGCTGGCGAGCCCCAAGGACCTGGTGATGCAGGCCGGTCGCCCGCTGCTCGTCGTTCCCGACAGGGCCAACTGGCTCGATCTGCGCAACGTGCTGGTGGCGTGGAAGGACACGCCGGAAGCGCGGCGGGCGGTGGCGGGCGCGCTGCCGATGCTGCACAAGGCGAAGGACGTCACCATCGTCGAAATCCCAGAGCGGGGCGACGACCGTTCGGCCGTGATGGCCGGGATCAGCGACGTTGCCGCCTGGCTCGGCCGTCACGGCGTCACCGCGACGGCGCGGGTCCTGGAGGCCGCAGGAAACGAAACCGCTGCTGCGCGGTTGGAGAAAGTCGCCGGTGACATCGGCGCGGGCCTGATCGTCGCGGGCGCCTATGGTCATTCGAGATTTCGCGAACTGATCCTCGGAGGCGTCACCCAATATCTGGTGACGCAAACCGCCCGCAGCGTGCTGCTGTCGCACTGA
- a CDS encoding HPP family protein, with the protein MYQFLEQTVDGYMTRNVKTVQRGLDLFQLSEMFETDDFNSYPVEDDGQVVGIVTKFDILKCFAFTPSQMLPRYDDLMSRKIGDVMTPEFIYVSPDTRLTRVLQIMVEHRIRSIIVLDGIEKLVGIIAREDVIAALKATARE; encoded by the coding sequence GTGTATCAATTTCTTGAACAGACCGTCGACGGCTACATGACGCGCAACGTCAAGACGGTGCAGCGCGGCCTCGACTTGTTCCAGCTCAGCGAGATGTTCGAGACCGACGATTTCAATTCCTACCCTGTCGAAGACGACGGGCAGGTGGTCGGCATCGTCACCAAGTTCGACATCCTGAAGTGCTTCGCCTTCACGCCGAGCCAGATGTTGCCGCGCTACGACGACCTGATGAGCCGCAAGATCGGCGACGTCATGACGCCCGAGTTCATCTATGTGAGCCCCGACACGCGGCTGACACGCGTGCTCCAGATCATGGTCGAGCACCGCATCAGGAGCATCATCGTGCTCGATGGCATAGAGAAGCTGGTCGGCATCATCGCGCGCGAGGACGTCATCGCGGCGCTCAAGGCGACGGCGCGGGAGTGA
- the ccoN gene encoding cytochrome-c oxidase, cbb3-type subunit I produces MSQPSISKSMTIGESGLAVVFAVTAFLCVIASAKALDAPFAFHAALSAAASVAAVFFIVNRYFERPAALPPQEINGRPNYNMGPIKFSAFMAMFWGIAGFLVGLIIASQLAWPALNFDLPWTSFGRLRPLHTSAVIFAFGGNVLIATSFYVVQKSCRARLAGDLAPWFVVVGYNFFILIAGTGYLLGVTQSKEYAEPEWYADLWLTIVWVVYLLVFLVTVIKRKEPHIFVANWFYLAFIVTIAVLHLGNNPALPVSVFGSKSYIAWGGIQDAMFQWWYGHNAVGFFLTAGFLAIMYYFIPKRAERPIYSYRLSIIHFWALIFLYIWAGPHHLHYTALPDWTQTLGMTFSIMLWMPSWGGMINGLMTLSGAWDKLRTDPVLRMLVVSVAFYGMSTFEGPMMSIKVVNSLSHYTDWTIGHVHSGALGWVGFVSFGALYCLVPWAWNRKGLYSLKLVNWHFWIATLGIVLYISAMWVSGILQGLMWRAYTSLGFLEYSFIETVEAMHPFYIIRAAGGGLFLIGSLIMAYNLWMTVRVGEQEVQMPVALQPAE; encoded by the coding sequence ATGAGCCAGCCCTCCATCTCAAAATCCATGACCATCGGTGAAAGCGGCTTGGCTGTCGTATTCGCAGTCACCGCTTTCCTCTGCGTGATCGCCTCGGCCAAGGCGCTCGATGCGCCCTTCGCATTCCACGCCGCGCTCAGCGCGGCGGCGAGCGTGGCTGCGGTGTTCTTCATCGTCAACCGCTACTTCGAACGGCCGGCGGCTTTGCCGCCGCAGGAAATCAACGGCCGACCCAACTACAACATGGGGCCGATCAAGTTCTCCGCCTTCATGGCGATGTTCTGGGGCATTGCCGGATTTCTCGTCGGTCTCATCATCGCCTCGCAGCTGGCCTGGCCCGCGCTGAACTTCGATCTGCCGTGGACCAGCTTCGGCCGCCTGCGGCCGCTGCACACCTCCGCCGTGATCTTTGCCTTCGGCGGCAACGTGCTGATCGCGACCTCCTTCTACGTGGTGCAGAAGTCCTGCCGTGCGCGCCTTGCCGGCGACCTCGCGCCGTGGTTCGTCGTGGTGGGCTACAACTTCTTCATTCTGATCGCTGGCACCGGCTATCTGCTCGGCGTCACCCAGTCGAAGGAATATGCCGAGCCGGAATGGTACGCCGACCTCTGGCTGACCATCGTCTGGGTGGTCTATCTGCTGGTTTTCCTCGTCACCGTCATCAAGCGCAAGGAACCGCACATCTTCGTCGCGAACTGGTTCTATCTCGCTTTCATCGTGACGATCGCGGTGCTGCATCTCGGCAACAACCCCGCGCTGCCCGTCTCCGTGTTCGGCTCCAAGTCCTACATCGCCTGGGGCGGCATTCAGGACGCCATGTTCCAGTGGTGGTACGGCCACAACGCGGTCGGCTTCTTTCTGACCGCCGGCTTCCTCGCCATCATGTACTACTTCATCCCGAAGCGCGCCGAACGGCCGATCTATTCCTATCGGCTGTCGATCATCCACTTCTGGGCGCTGATCTTCCTCTATATCTGGGCCGGCCCGCACCATCTGCACTACACGGCGCTGCCTGACTGGACGCAGACGCTCGGCATGACCTTCTCGATCATGCTGTGGATGCCCTCCTGGGGCGGCATGATCAACGGCCTGATGACGCTGTCGGGCGCCTGGGACAAGCTGCGTACCGATCCCGTGCTGCGCATGCTCGTCGTCTCCGTCGCCTTCTACGGCATGTCGACCTTCGAAGGCCCGATGATGTCGATCAAGGTGGTCAACTCGCTCAGCCACTACACCGACTGGACCATCGGCCACGTGCATTCCGGCGCGCTCGGCTGGGTCGGCTTCGTCTCCTTCGGCGCGCTCTACTGCCTGGTGCCGTGGGCCTGGAATCGCAAGGGTCTCTACAGCCTCAAGCTCGTCAACTGGCACTTCTGGATCGCCACCCTCGGCATCGTTCTCTACATCTCGGCGATGTGGGTGTCCGGCATCCTGCAGGGCCTGATGTGGCGCGCCTACACCTCGCTCGGCTTCCTCGAATATTCCTTCATCGAGACCGTCGAGGCGATGCATCCCTTCTACATCATCCGCGCCGCAGGCGGCGGCCTGTTCCTGATCGGCTCGCTGATCATGGCCTACAATCTCTGGATGACGGTTCGCGTCGGCGAACAGGAAGTCCAGATGCCCGTCGCTCTTCAGCCGGCGGAATGA
- the ccoO gene encoding cytochrome-c oxidase, cbb3-type subunit II yields the protein MSFWTRHQIFEKNSIILIVGILLVIAVGGLVEITPLFYLKSTIEKVDGVRPYTPLELAGRNVYVREGCYLCHSQMVRPLRDEVERYGHFSLAAESMYDHPFQWGSKRTGPDLARVGAKYSDEWHVTHLTNPRAIVPQSVMPGYPFLSKAEVDPDAIAGDMRALKTVGVPYSDEQVANAAADLKAQADPDNAGTDAFTKRYAKAVVRNFDGKTGTPTEMDALVAYLQMLGTLVDFKIYNEKANLR from the coding sequence ATGTCGTTCTGGACACGCCACCAAATCTTCGAAAAGAACTCGATCATCCTGATCGTCGGCATCCTGCTGGTGATCGCGGTCGGTGGTCTCGTCGAGATCACCCCGCTGTTCTACCTCAAGAGCACGATCGAGAAGGTCGACGGGGTCAGGCCCTACACGCCGCTCGAGCTCGCCGGACGTAACGTCTACGTCCGCGAGGGCTGCTATCTCTGCCACTCGCAGATGGTCCGGCCCTTGCGCGACGAGGTCGAGCGCTACGGTCACTTCTCGCTCGCCGCGGAGAGCATGTACGACCACCCGTTCCAGTGGGGCTCCAAGCGCACCGGTCCGGATCTCGCCCGCGTCGGCGCCAAATATTCCGACGAGTGGCACGTCACGCATCTGACCAACCCGCGCGCGATCGTGCCGCAGTCGGTGATGCCCGGCTATCCGTTCCTGAGCAAGGCCGAGGTCGACCCGGATGCGATCGCCGGCGACATGCGCGCGCTCAAGACCGTCGGGGTCCCCTATAGTGACGAACAGGTCGCCAATGCCGCAGCCGACCTGAAGGCCCAAGCAGATCCGGACAATGCCGGCACCGACGCCTTCACCAAGCGCTACGCCAAGGCCGTTGTACGCAATTTCGACGGCAAGACCGGCACGCCGACCGAGATGGACGCGCTCGTCGCGTACCTGCAGATGCTCGGCACGCTGGTCGACTTCAAGATCTACAACGAGAAAGCCAATCTTCGCTGA
- a CDS encoding cbb3-type cytochrome c oxidase subunit 3, with protein sequence MKAILTVHNLASDLVTTIWTPAFVAIFLAIIAYAFWPRNKAAFDKAAHLPLREE encoded by the coding sequence ATGAAAGCCATCCTGACCGTCCATAATCTTGCGTCCGATCTCGTGACGACGATCTGGACCCCGGCGTTCGTCGCGATCTTTCTCGCGATCATCGCCTACGCTTTTTGGCCCCGTAACAAGGCTGCGTTCGACAAGGCAGCGCACCTGCCCTTGCGGGAGGAGTGA
- the ccoP gene encoding cytochrome-c oxidase, cbb3-type subunit III, producing the protein MTDHSSDIDSVSGKSTTGHEWDGIKELNTPLPRWWVICFYLTIVWAIGYWIVYPAWPLIQSNTTGLFGYSSRADVAVELANLEKIRGDKMAALGTASLVDIEKDPALLALARAKGKTVFGDNCAPCHGSGGAGAKGYPNLNDDDWLWGGTLDQIMQTIQFGARSGHTKTHEGQMLAFGKDGVLKGDEIVTVANYVRSLSGLSTRNGYDAAKGQKIFAENCAACHGDAAKGNQEMGAPDLTDKIWLYGSDEASLIETISQGRAGVMPAWEGRLDPATIKAMAVYVHSLGGGK; encoded by the coding sequence ATGACCGATCATTCTAGCGACATCGATTCCGTCTCGGGCAAGTCCACGACCGGGCACGAGTGGGACGGCATCAAGGAGCTCAACACGCCGCTGCCGCGGTGGTGGGTGATCTGCTTCTACCTCACCATCGTCTGGGCGATCGGCTATTGGATCGTCTATCCGGCCTGGCCGCTGATCCAAAGCAACACCACCGGCCTGTTCGGCTACTCCTCGCGCGCCGACGTCGCCGTCGAGCTCGCCAACCTCGAGAAGATCCGGGGTGACAAGATGGCGGCGCTGGGCACGGCCTCGCTCGTCGATATCGAGAAGGACCCGGCTCTGCTGGCGCTCGCCCGCGCCAAGGGCAAGACCGTGTTCGGCGACAATTGCGCGCCGTGCCACGGTTCCGGCGGTGCCGGCGCCAAGGGTTACCCGAACCTCAACGACGACGACTGGCTGTGGGGCGGCACGCTCGACCAGATCATGCAGACCATCCAGTTCGGCGCGCGTTCCGGCCACACCAAGACCCATGAGGGCCAGATGCTCGCCTTCGGCAAGGACGGCGTGCTGAAGGGCGACGAGATCGTCACGGTCGCCAATTACGTGCGGTCGCTCTCGGGCCTGTCCACCCGCAACGGCTATGACGCCGCCAAGGGCCAGAAGATCTTCGCGGAGAATTGCGCCGCCTGCCACGGCGACGCCGCCAAGGGCAACCAGGAGATGGGCGCACCTGATCTGACCGACAAGATCTGGCTCTACGGCTCCGACGAGGCGAGCCTGATCGAGACGATCAGCCAGGGCCGCGCCGGCGTGATGCCGGCCTGGGAAGGCCGGCTCGATCCCGCCACCATCAAGGCGATGGCGGTCTACGTCCACTCGTTGGGCGGCGGTAAATAG